One part of the Prochlorococcus marinus str. MIT 9313 genome encodes these proteins:
- a CDS encoding ABC transporter ATP-binding protein, producing MSTSLVASTHQLRHYYGQEETKKIVLKDISFSLHAGEIVILTGPSGSGKSTLLTILGCLRTLQEGAASILGFPLADLSLTELSKLRAQIGFIFQSHNLFPSLTACQNVQMAGELFPTPNRIIQKKSIQILERLGLEHRINHKPAELSGGQRQRVAIARALVNKPRLILADEPTAALDRAASGEVVKLFRQLVQSGERAILMVTHDEKMYALADRVIHMEEGEILVR from the coding sequence ATGTCAACTAGTTTAGTCGCATCAACTCATCAGCTTAGACACTATTACGGTCAAGAAGAAACCAAGAAAATTGTCCTCAAGGACATCAGCTTTAGCTTGCATGCAGGTGAAATAGTCATATTGACTGGTCCTTCAGGATCTGGGAAAAGCACATTGCTAACCATTCTGGGCTGTCTTCGCACGCTACAAGAAGGAGCTGCTTCCATTCTGGGGTTTCCGCTAGCAGATTTATCGCTGACTGAGCTTTCAAAATTGCGGGCTCAGATCGGATTTATCTTCCAGTCGCATAATCTCTTTCCATCACTCACTGCTTGCCAAAATGTACAAATGGCGGGAGAACTCTTTCCAACACCCAACAGAATCATCCAGAAAAAATCAATCCAGATCCTGGAACGACTTGGCCTTGAACATCGAATTAATCACAAACCAGCAGAACTATCAGGTGGCCAGCGGCAACGAGTTGCCATTGCCAGGGCATTAGTCAATAAGCCAAGACTTATTCTTGCGGATGAACCCACAGCGGCACTAGATCGCGCAGCATCTGGTGAGGTTGTCAAATTGTTTCGGCAACTTGTTCAGTCAGGAGAACGAGCAATCCTCATGGTCACGCATGATGAAAAAATGTATGCACTGGCTGACCGTGTAATTCACATGGAAGAAGGCGAAATCCTAGTCCGGTGA